The Pseudonocardia sp. HH130630-07 DNA window ACGGGACGGGCTGGCCACGGCGACCGCCGACGTCACGAGAGCACTGCGGGCACTGGTCCGCGAACTGGAGACGTCCCGAGAGGGACAGCAGAGCGGCCGGATCGATCCGGCCGGGGACGTGAGTGACAGGTGAGCGAGAACGAGAACGGCGGCGGCACCGCCGCCGATGTGGTCGGCGCGGCCGACCGGCTGGAGATGGACCGGCTGGGCCTGGACCCGGCCGAGTTCGTCGCCGTCGACGACGAGGGCCGAGTGGCGGCGGGCATCGACCCGGACGAGGTGCTGGCCACGCCGACCCTCGCCGTCGTCGGGCGGCCGAACGTGGGCAAGTCGACGCTGGTGAACCGGCTGCTGGGCCGGCGCGAGGCGGTCGTGCAGGACGTGCCGGGGGTGACCCGGGACCGGGTCGTCTACGACGCCCTGTGGAACGGCCGCCGGTTCAAGCTGATGGACACCGGCGGCTGGGAACCCGACGCCGAGGGTCTGCAGGGCTTCGTCGCCCAGCAGGCCGAGACGGCGATGCGCACGGCGGACGCGGTCCTGCTCGTCGTCGACGCCACGGTCGGCGCGACCGCGACCGACCAGGCCGCGGCCCGGGTGCTGCGCCGGGCCGACGTCCCGGTGCTGCTGGCCGCGACCAAGGTCGACGACGACCGGCTGACCTCGGACACCACCGAGCTGTGGCGGCTCGGTCTCGGCGAGCCGCGCCCGGTGTCCGGCCTGCACGGCCGCGGATCGGGCGACCTCCTCGACGCGATCCTGGAGGTGCTGCCGGAGACCCCGCGCGACGACGCGCTCGGCTCGGCCGGTGGTCCGCGCCGGATCGCGCTGGTCGGGAAGCCGAACGTGGGCAAGTCCAGCCTGCTGAACAAGCTCGCCGGCGAGGTGCGCTCGGTCGTGCACGACGTCGCCGGCACCACCGTCGACCCGGTCGACTCCCTGGTCGAGCTGGACGGCGAGGTCTTCCGGTTCGTCGACACCGCGGGCCTGCGCAAGCGGGTCAAGATGGCGTCGGGCATGGAGTACTACGCGAGCCTGCGGACCAGCTCGGCCGTGGAGGCCGCCGAGGTGGCGCTGGTGCTGATCGACGCCTCGCAGCCGATCGCCGAGCAGGACCAGCGGGTGCTGACGATGGTCGCCGAGGCGGGCCGGGCCCTGGTCATCCTGTTCAACAAGTGGGACCTCGTCGACGACGAGCGCCGCGACCAGCTCACCCGGGAGCTGGAGCGCGACCTGATCAGTGTCCGCTGGGCGGAGCGGGTCAACGTGTCCGCGCTGACCGGACGCGCGACCCAGCGGGTGGCGCCGGCCCTGCGGCGGGCACTGGAGTCCTGGGACACCCGGATCCCGACCGGCCGGCTCAACCAGTGGCTCAACGACCTGGTCGCGGCGACCCCGCCGCCGGTGCGCGGCGGTAAGCAGCCGAAGATCATGTTCGCCACCCAGGCGCAGACCCGGCCGCCGACCTTCGTGCTGTTCACCTCGGGCTTCCTGGAGGCGGGCTACCGCCGGTTCGTCGAGCGGAAGCTGCGTGAGGAGTTCGGGTTCGGCGGGTCGCCGATCCGTGTCTCGGTCCGGGTGCGGGAGAAGCGCCCGAGGAGGAAGTAGCGCATGCGTGCCCTGCGAGGCGGCCGTCCGGGCGCCCGGACCTGGGACCTCACCGAGATCCCGGCCCCGGAGCCCGGCCCCGGTGAACTGCTCGTCCGGGTCCGGGCGGCCGGGGTCAACCGGGCCGACCTGCTGGCGCTCGCCGGTGGCTACCCGGTCCCGCACGCCGGTCCCGACGGGACCTACACCGCCGGGATGGAACTGGCGGGCGAGGTCGTCGCCGCCGGCCCCGGCACCGGCGGAGCCCCCGGACGGCACCTCGGCGACCGGATCCTGGCCACCGCGTCGGCGGCGTTCGCCGACTACGCCGTGGTCGACGCCCGGCGCGCGCTGCCGGTACCGGCCGGCCTGTGCTGGACCGACGCCGCCGCGCTGCCGGTGGCGCTCGAGACGGTGCACGACGCGCTGGTCACCCAGGCCGGGTTCGGCGGCGGCTCGGTCCTCGTGCTCGGCGGCACCACCGGTGTGGGCCAGGTGGCGATCCGGCTCGCGGCCGCGCTCGGGGCGTCCCCGGTGCTGGCGACGACGACGTCGGAGGTGAAGCGGGACGCGCTGCGTGCCGCCGGGGCGCAGGCCGTCGTCGGGACCGGCGGGCTCGCCGCTGCGATGCGCGACGCCACCGGGGGAGCGGGCGTCGACGTCGTCCTCGACCTGGTCGGCGGGGACCACCTCGCCGCGGCGTTGGGCGGTCTGCGGATCGGTGGGACCGCCGTCCAGATCGGCAGGCTCGCCGGTCCGGCGGCGACCCTGGACCTGGACACCCTGTCGTTCCGGCGGCTGCGGCTGATCGGGACGACCTTCAGCGTCCGCAGTGCGGACGAGCGTGCCGCGGTGGCGGCGGCCGTCGTCCCGGTGCTGGACCTCGTCGCGGACGGCCGGGTCCGGGCGACCGTCGACCGGGTCGTGCCGGCCGCCGACGCGGCGAGGGTGCCCGATCTGCTCCGGTCCGGTGGGGCCGTCGGGAAGATCGTCCTCGACCTCGCGGACGGCGGTGCGTGAGCGGGCCCCCGGGGGCCGTGCGGTAGTCGTGCGGTAGGGTTCTGCTCGTCCCCGTGAGGGGCGGCCGGGACGTGGCGCAGCTTGGTAGCGCACTTGACTGGGGGTCAAGGGGTCGCAGGTTCAAATCCTGTCGTCCCGACGGTCGGAAGTAGGCGGTGTCACCTCCGGGTGGCGCCGCCTTTTTCGTGTCTGACCTGCGAGCGCGCGAACAACCATGATCCTCTGACGATCGTCTTAAATGATCATGCTGGCGTCCACTGTGGTCTTATCGTGGAGCAATCGTGGCGCACGTTGCGCCACGGTGGGAAATGGGGTCAGGCCTGAACCGTCCCGGCTTCTCTGCCGCTCCGTTGTGAGCAGGCTGAGAGGATGGGTGTCGTGCCCAAGAAGATCGACCCAGCGGTTCGGAGCCAGGCTGTGCGTCTGGTGACCGAGCATCGTTCGGCGTACTCGACCGAGCGTGCCGTGCATGTCCAGGTCGCTGAGTCACTCGGGGTGTCGCGTGAGTCCGTGCGTCGCTGGGTGTCCCAGCACGACGTCGACACCGGCGTCGTAGCGGGCGTGACCAGCGATGACCGCGAGGAGCTGCGGCGGTTGCGGGCGGAGAACAAGCGCCTGCGCGAGGTCAACGAGGTCCTCAAGTCGGCGACGATTTTCTTCGTGGGGGAGCTCGACCCCCGAAACCGCTGATCGTCGCGTTCGTCGATCAGATGCGGGCTGCTGGTCATGCCGTCGAGTCGATCCTTGCTGCCCTCAACACCCTGGGGCTCACGATCGCGGCACGAACCTTGCGGGCCTGGTGCGCTCGGACCGGCACCAGGAACGGCGCCGCCGGCCGGGTCGCGGCCCGGACCGTCACCGACGCCCTGGTCGAAGACGCCGTCCGTGCGGCGGCGTTCACCACCAACCGCGCCGGCGAACCGGTGCTGGCCCCAGAGGGACTTTATGGGCGTCGCAAGAT harbors:
- a CDS encoding transposase codes for the protein MTEHRSAYSTERAVHVQVAESLGVSRESVRRWVSQHDVDTGVVAGVTSDDREELRRLRAENKRLREVNEVLKSATIFFVGELDPRNR
- a CDS encoding zinc-binding dehydrogenase, with the protein product MRALRGGRPGARTWDLTEIPAPEPGPGELLVRVRAAGVNRADLLALAGGYPVPHAGPDGTYTAGMELAGEVVAAGPGTGGAPGRHLGDRILATASAAFADYAVVDARRALPVPAGLCWTDAAALPVALETVHDALVTQAGFGGGSVLVLGGTTGVGQVAIRLAAALGASPVLATTTSEVKRDALRAAGAQAVVGTGGLAAAMRDATGGAGVDVVLDLVGGDHLAAALGGLRIGGTAVQIGRLAGPAATLDLDTLSFRRLRLIGTTFSVRSADERAAVAAAVVPVLDLVADGRVRATVDRVVPAADAARVPDLLRSGGAVGKIVLDLADGGA
- the der gene encoding ribosome biogenesis GTPase Der; amino-acid sequence: MDRLGLDPAEFVAVDDEGRVAAGIDPDEVLATPTLAVVGRPNVGKSTLVNRLLGRREAVVQDVPGVTRDRVVYDALWNGRRFKLMDTGGWEPDAEGLQGFVAQQAETAMRTADAVLLVVDATVGATATDQAAARVLRRADVPVLLAATKVDDDRLTSDTTELWRLGLGEPRPVSGLHGRGSGDLLDAILEVLPETPRDDALGSAGGPRRIALVGKPNVGKSSLLNKLAGEVRSVVHDVAGTTVDPVDSLVELDGEVFRFVDTAGLRKRVKMASGMEYYASLRTSSAVEAAEVALVLIDASQPIAEQDQRVLTMVAEAGRALVILFNKWDLVDDERRDQLTRELERDLISVRWAERVNVSALTGRATQRVAPALRRALESWDTRIPTGRLNQWLNDLVAATPPPVRGGKQPKIMFATQAQTRPPTFVLFTSGFLEAGYRRFVERKLREEFGFGGSPIRVSVRVREKRPRRK